The Streptomyces sp. NL15-2K genome contains a region encoding:
- a CDS encoding PAS domain-containing protein has translation MSSRPSRGAARLAAILDALPDALVLVNANGTVVNANTIALEAFEAPGTALVGRGLLDLLPHFDSRLIPGSMRRPDHMDPRGRTKPTRMVARRTDGSEFPVEVTSANLENGQQAYDGYGYGGDELLMLVVRDLTGTVDTEAELARSQRQTEMILRAASEGVVGTDTEGRIVLVNPAAAQILGYRASDLGGRELHDLVLHSRSDGTPFPYEESALADTLRSGRKHRVRGQVLWSKKGDKVPVDLTTAPVRDGDQLVGAVMTFTDRRPYDALAEEKTAAEQRHEEELERLSEDHASELTALRQKHVTELEELQERHEEELAAGDERYAALGEREKDRYEALAGRHEQLLTLLGRSLRGPLDELRRELAALAADDAGQLWPEANQVLHHLSAGYSRITTLIDNVLGYQRLDTGADDITRTKVMLDAVVAAGVDGAVDLIGPGRVQFAVHAPPIEAEVDSRLLATALAHLVADVAGVDATGNSPVSAGGYMDNTVVVAAAQRGEVVRIEVRGPYAGGDPVHEPIVRGIVRAHGGVLQTHEVPGMSGSAYVLEVPIGGGAGAVAAPGPAALEAAPQQAAPPEQATSGGGRRRARRASTDAFLESETAGAEGVEPEAAEAAAPTGRRRRRAAGAQEAAPVPAQATGDAAEVSGGTGRRRGRPAEGAAGAVAAGEDAAEGVVDGVSEGAVVMAGEHGAGTAAAGSGLGGTVPPQGVPAPGTGGRRARRDSGEQHALPPALPAASAESAQGAQGAGPADNPQQPTGRRRRALAAASERAAAQEAAPRTVFALPPAEADRSSGDGAEGIAEGQGPGQGREQGQGQGPVAAAAGQVHVPGQVVPGQGVPGQGVPGQGVPGQVVPGQGAPRDGLVDDGRHDAVPHSQADDHTPPQPHPSSAPTGRRRRAVGQRAEAEAGGAPVQGAPAQGAAVPQGAPAQGAAGQGAPVQASVPQARVAAAAAAAAAQGAVPGQGGVVQQGHASDQSVPPGQPVPAQVTQTAPGQGVVAVPDPAGENGSAQNAPAQNAPGQIGLPAQAVPTHPLPHQRHQNPQGMPAPTPAPTGAGQPLPAEAAPGQGTPPQGTPAPGTPAPQPWPAADDTPGAGTAVSANGAAVPVPPHQATAPAAPNDAATPVPPNPATPQNPQNPQNPQVAQEPQPPQASQAPQSPQAPQGTPAPGTPLPPEAAAAQPRAAQPLPAEAAAAPVDPNSTQGRAISVRTLGQGVPFTRQAAQVQQPSTANGPVTSATPAPHQPGGSGRRRKLGTRPDAAAAPAEQAARPHPPAEQAPAQPQPSLAGQSRLAQATEGSGRSYAIGAPDENAAEGPEPLDGPGGAVEVSDTPRPQPMDDELPPEPLDNPRRLLVWPAPDVTTQQALSDRGYRPVIVHSREEVDAQIAAFPAALFVDPLTGPITRTALQSLRQAAVAAEVPVMVTAGLGQASREAAYGADPAVLLKALAPRDSEQHPPRVLLIEEHAEIALALTATLERRGMQVARAASDADAVTLAGQFRPNLVVMDLMQVHRRRAGIVDWLRANGQLNRTPLVVYTAAVDQADLPRLASGETVLFLAERSTSSEVQSRIVDLLARIGTN, from the coding sequence GTGAGCAGCAGGCCATCCCGAGGCGCTGCTCGCCTCGCAGCCATACTGGACGCGCTTCCCGATGCGTTGGTGCTGGTCAACGCCAATGGGACCGTCGTCAACGCCAACACCATCGCCCTTGAGGCCTTCGAGGCGCCGGGGACCGCACTGGTGGGGCGGGGGCTTCTCGATCTGCTGCCGCACTTCGACTCCAGGCTCATCCCCGGGTCCATGCGGCGTCCCGACCACATGGACCCGCGCGGGCGGACCAAGCCGACCCGGATGGTCGCCCGGCGGACCGACGGGAGCGAGTTCCCGGTCGAGGTCACCAGCGCGAATCTGGAGAACGGCCAGCAGGCCTACGACGGCTACGGCTACGGCGGCGACGAGCTGCTGATGCTCGTCGTACGGGACTTGACCGGGACCGTCGACACCGAGGCCGAGCTGGCCCGGTCGCAGCGGCAGACCGAGATGATCCTGCGGGCCGCGTCGGAAGGTGTCGTAGGGACCGACACCGAGGGGCGGATCGTGCTCGTCAATCCGGCCGCCGCTCAGATACTGGGTTATCGGGCCAGCGACCTCGGCGGGCGTGAGCTGCACGACCTCGTCCTCCACTCGCGTTCCGACGGGACTCCCTTCCCCTACGAGGAGTCGGCGCTCGCCGACACCCTGCGTTCCGGGCGCAAGCACCGGGTGCGGGGGCAGGTGCTGTGGTCGAAGAAGGGCGACAAGGTCCCGGTCGACCTGACGACCGCGCCCGTCCGCGACGGCGACCAGCTCGTCGGCGCCGTGATGACCTTCACCGACCGGCGGCCGTACGACGCGCTCGCCGAGGAGAAGACCGCCGCCGAGCAGCGGCACGAGGAGGAGCTGGAGCGGCTCTCCGAGGACCACGCCTCCGAGCTCACCGCGCTGCGCCAGAAGCACGTGACCGAACTGGAGGAGCTCCAGGAGCGGCACGAGGAGGAACTCGCCGCGGGCGACGAGCGGTACGCAGCCCTGGGCGAGCGGGAGAAGGACCGCTACGAGGCCCTCGCCGGGCGACACGAGCAACTGCTCACCCTGCTCGGGCGGTCGCTGCGCGGACCCCTCGACGAGCTGCGCCGCGAGCTGGCCGCGCTGGCCGCCGACGACGCGGGGCAGCTGTGGCCCGAGGCCAACCAGGTGCTGCACCATCTGTCGGCCGGCTATTCGCGGATCACCACCCTCATCGACAACGTCCTCGGATATCAGCGGCTCGACACCGGGGCCGACGACATCACTCGTACGAAAGTCATGCTCGACGCCGTCGTGGCGGCGGGCGTCGACGGGGCCGTGGACCTCATCGGGCCCGGGCGCGTGCAGTTCGCCGTGCACGCGCCGCCCATCGAGGCCGAGGTCGACTCCCGGCTCCTCGCCACCGCGCTCGCGCACCTCGTCGCGGACGTCGCCGGCGTCGACGCGACCGGCAACTCGCCCGTCTCGGCGGGCGGTTACATGGACAACACCGTCGTCGTGGCGGCGGCGCAGCGCGGCGAGGTCGTACGCATCGAGGTGCGCGGGCCGTACGCCGGCGGCGACCCGGTGCACGAGCCGATCGTGCGCGGAATCGTGCGCGCCCATGGCGGAGTGCTGCAGACGCACGAGGTGCCGGGGATGAGCGGCAGTGCGTACGTCCTCGAAGTGCCGATCGGTGGCGGGGCGGGGGCCGTCGCGGCTCCGGGCCCGGCCGCTCTGGAGGCCGCTCCCCAACAGGCCGCCCCGCCCGAGCAGGCCACCTCCGGCGGTGGGCGGCGGCGGGCCCGGCGGGCCTCCACCGACGCCTTCCTGGAGAGCGAGACGGCGGGCGCCGAGGGAGTGGAGCCGGAGGCAGCGGAGGCCGCCGCGCCCACCGGGCGGCGCAGGCGACGGGCGGCGGGCGCCCAGGAGGCCGCGCCGGTTCCGGCACAGGCGACGGGCGACGCCGCGGAGGTCTCCGGGGGTACCGGGCGGCGCCGTGGGCGGCCCGCCGAGGGTGCCGCCGGTGCCGTCGCTGCCGGCGAGGACGCCGCCGAGGGTGTGGTCGACGGTGTCTCCGAGGGTGCCGTCGTGATGGCCGGCGAGCATGGCGCCGGAACCGCGGCCGCGGGAAGCGGTCTGGGCGGGACCGTGCCGCCGCAGGGCGTGCCCGCGCCCGGCACCGGCGGACGTCGCGCCCGGCGAGACTCCGGCGAACAGCACGCGTTGCCGCCGGCGCTGCCCGCGGCTTCCGCCGAATCGGCCCAGGGTGCCCAGGGCGCCGGCCCCGCCGACAATCCGCAGCAGCCGACCGGTCGGCGGCGGCGTGCCCTGGCCGCCGCGTCGGAGCGCGCCGCCGCGCAGGAGGCGGCGCCCCGTACGGTGTTCGCCCTGCCGCCTGCCGAGGCGGACCGGTCGTCCGGCGACGGTGCGGAAGGGATCGCGGAGGGGCAGGGGCCGGGACAGGGACGGGAACAGGGACAGGGACAGGGACCTGTGGCTGCGGCCGCGGGGCAGGTGCACGTGCCTGGTCAGGTGGTTCCCGGTCAGGGGGTTCCCGGTCAGGGGGTTCCCGGTCAGGGGGTTCCCGGTCAGGTGGTTCCCGGTCAGGGTGCTCCCCGAGACGGACTCGTCGACGACGGTCGGCACGACGCCGTGCCGCACAGCCAGGCCGACGACCACACTCCGCCGCAGCCGCATCCGTCGAGCGCGCCGACGGGGCGCCGTCGGCGGGCGGTGGGGCAGCGCGCGGAGGCCGAGGCCGGCGGGGCGCCTGTGCAGGGGGCTCCGGCTCAAGGGGCTGCAGTGCCGCAAGGGGCTCCGGCTCAAGGGGCTGCTGGTCAAGGGGCTCCGGTTCAGGCGAGCGTGCCTCAGGCTCGTGTCGCTGCGGCCGCGGCTGCGGCTGCGGCTCAGGGGGCCGTGCCCGGCCAAGGTGGTGTCGTCCAGCAGGGCCATGCCTCGGATCAGTCCGTTCCGCCCGGGCAGCCGGTTCCGGCGCAGGTCACTCAGACGGCCCCGGGCCAGGGCGTCGTCGCCGTGCCGGACCCGGCTGGGGAGAACGGCTCGGCGCAGAACGCACCGGCACAGAACGCGCCCGGCCAGATCGGCCTGCCCGCCCAGGCCGTGCCGACCCACCCTCTGCCCCACCAGCGTCACCAGAACCCCCAGGGCATGCCCGCACCCACCCCCGCCCCCACCGGTGCCGGTCAGCCGCTTCCGGCCGAGGCCGCCCCCGGCCAGGGCACCCCGCCGCAGGGCACGCCCGCACCGGGCACCCCAGCCCCGCAGCCGTGGCCCGCCGCCGACGACACGCCCGGCGCCGGTACGGCCGTATCGGCGAACGGCGCCGCGGTACCCGTACCTCCGCACCAGGCCACGGCACCCGCCGCGCCGAACGACGCCGCCACCCCCGTACCGCCGAACCCCGCCACTCCACAGAACCCGCAGAACCCGCAGAACCCGCAGGTCGCCCAAGAACCGCAGCCGCCACAGGCCTCGCAGGCCCCACAGAGCCCACAGGCCCCGCAGGGCACCCCGGCCCCCGGCACCCCGCTGCCTCCCGAGGCTGCCGCCGCGCAGCCCCGGGCCGCTCAGCCGTTGCCCGCCGAGGCCGCCGCCGCGCCGGTCGATCCCAACTCCACGCAGGGGCGGGCGATCAGCGTGCGGACGCTGGGGCAAGGCGTGCCGTTCACCCGGCAGGCGGCTCAGGTGCAGCAGCCGTCCACGGCGAACGGCCCGGTCACGTCGGCCACGCCCGCCCCGCATCAGCCGGGCGGTTCCGGCCGTCGCCGCAAGCTCGGTACCCGGCCCGATGCCGCCGCCGCGCCCGCGGAGCAGGCGGCCCGTCCGCATCCGCCGGCCGAGCAGGCCCCCGCACAGCCGCAGCCCTCGCTGGCCGGGCAGTCCCGGCTGGCGCAGGCGACCGAGGGGAGCGGGCGGTCGTACGCCATAGGCGCGCCGGACGAGAACGCCGCCGAGGGGCCCGAGCCGCTGGACGGGCCGGGCGGGGCCGTCGAGGTGTCGGACACCCCGCGGCCGCAGCCGATGGACGACGAGCTGCCGCCGGAGCCGCTGGACAACCCGCGTCGGCTGCTGGTGTGGCCCGCGCCGGATGTGACGACCCAGCAGGCGCTGAGCGACCGTGGCTACCGGCCGGTCATCGTGCACTCGCGCGAGGAGGTCGACGCGCAGATCGCGGCCTTCCCCGCCGCGCTGTTCGTCGACCCGCTGACCGGGCCGATCACGCGCACCGCGCTGCAGTCGCTGCGGCAGGCGGCGGTGGCGGCCGAGGTGCCGGTGATGGTGACGGCCGGGCTCGGACAGGCCTCGCGCGAGGCGGCGTACGGCGCCGATCCCGCCGTACTGCTGAAGGCGCTCGCCCCGCGCGACAGCGAGCAGCACCCGCCGCGTGTGCTGCTCATCGAGGAGCACGCCGAGATCGCGCTGGCGCTGACCGCGACGCTGGAGCGGCGCGGGATGCAGGTGGCGCGAGCCGCGAGCGATGCCGACGCGGTGACGCTGGCGGGGCAGTTCCGGCCGAACCTGGTCGTGATGGATCTGATGCAGGTGCACCGGCGCCGGGCCGGGATCGTCGACTGGCTGCGCGCGAACGGCCAGCTCAACCGCACCCCGCTCGTCGTCTACACCGCCGCCGTCGACCAGGCCGACCTGCCGCGGCTGGCCTCCGGCGAGACGGTGCTGTTCCTCGCGGAGCGGTCCACCAGCAGCGAGGTGCAGTCGCGGATCGTCGACCTGCTGGCGCGGATCGGGACGAACTAG
- a CDS encoding long-chain fatty acid--CoA ligase: MQDVPLLISRILTHGSTIHGTSQVTTWTGEAEPHRRSFAEVGARAAQLAHALREDLGVVGDDRVATLMWNNAEHVEAYFAIPSMGAVLHTLNLRLPPEQLAWIVGHAADKVVIANGSLLPLLAPLLPHLKTVEHVVVSGPGDLSLLANADASVQVHEYEDLIAGKPTTYDWPELDERQAAAMCYTSGTTGDPKGVVYSHRSIYLHSMQDNMAQSMGLTDQDTSLVVVPQFHVNAWGLPHATFMTGVNMLMPDRFLQPAPLAEMIERERPTHAAAVPTIWQGLLAELTAKPRDVSSLTQVTIGGSACPPALMEAFDKLGMRVCHAWGMTETSPLGTIARPPAHTVGTEEEFAYRLTQGRFPTSVEARLTGPGGERLPWDGESAGELEVRGPWIAGAYYNGPGADPLRPADKFSEDGWLKTGDVGTISPDGYLTLTDRAKDVIKSGGEWISSVELENALMSHPDVAEAAVVAVPDERWGERPLATVVLKEGATADFESLRAFLAEDGKIAKWQLPERWTIIEAVPKTSVGKFDKKVLRRKYAEGQLDVTQL; the protein is encoded by the coding sequence ATGCAGGACGTACCACTGCTGATCTCGAGAATCCTGACCCACGGGTCGACGATCCACGGGACATCGCAGGTGACCACCTGGACCGGTGAGGCGGAGCCGCACCGCCGCTCCTTCGCCGAGGTCGGCGCTCGCGCCGCCCAGCTGGCGCACGCCCTGCGCGAGGATCTCGGGGTCGTCGGCGACGACCGGGTGGCGACCCTGATGTGGAACAACGCCGAGCACGTCGAGGCCTACTTCGCGATCCCCTCCATGGGCGCGGTCCTGCACACGCTCAACCTCCGTCTCCCGCCCGAGCAGCTGGCCTGGATCGTGGGCCACGCCGCGGACAAGGTGGTGATCGCCAACGGTTCGCTGCTCCCGCTGCTCGCCCCCCTGCTCCCGCACCTCAAGACGGTCGAGCATGTCGTCGTGTCGGGACCGGGCGACCTTTCCCTGCTCGCGAACGCCGACGCCTCCGTCCAGGTACACGAGTACGAGGACCTGATCGCCGGCAAGCCGACCACGTACGACTGGCCGGAGCTGGACGAACGCCAGGCCGCCGCCATGTGCTACACCTCCGGCACGACCGGCGACCCCAAGGGCGTGGTGTACAGCCACCGTTCGATCTACCTGCACTCCATGCAGGACAACATGGCCCAGTCGATGGGCTTGACCGACCAGGACACCTCGCTGGTCGTGGTCCCCCAGTTCCACGTCAACGCCTGGGGCCTGCCGCACGCCACCTTCATGACCGGCGTCAACATGCTGATGCCGGACCGCTTCCTGCAGCCCGCCCCGCTCGCCGAGATGATCGAGCGGGAGAGGCCGACCCACGCGGCCGCCGTGCCCACCATCTGGCAGGGCCTGCTCGCCGAGCTGACCGCCAAGCCGCGTGACGTCTCCTCCCTCACCCAGGTCACGATCGGCGGCTCGGCCTGCCCGCCCGCCCTCATGGAGGCCTTCGACAAGCTCGGCATGCGGGTCTGCCACGCCTGGGGCATGACGGAGACCTCCCCGCTCGGCACGATCGCCCGCCCGCCGGCCCATACGGTCGGCACGGAGGAGGAGTTCGCCTACCGCCTCACCCAGGGCCGCTTCCCGACGAGCGTCGAGGCCCGCCTCACCGGCCCCGGCGGCGAACGCCTCCCCTGGGACGGCGAGTCGGCCGGCGAGCTGGAGGTACGCGGCCCCTGGATCGCGGGTGCCTACTACAACGGCCCCGGCGCGGACCCCCTGCGCCCCGCCGACAAGTTCAGCGAGGACGGCTGGCTGAAGACCGGCGACGTGGGGACGATCTCCCCCGACGGCTACCTCACCCTCACCGACCGCGCCAAGGACGTCATCAAGTCCGGCGGCGAGTGGATCTCCTCGGTCGAGCTGGAGAACGCGCTCATGTCCCACCCCGACGTCGCGGAAGCGGCCGTGGTCGCCGTCCCCGACGAGAGGTGGGGCGAGCGCCCGCTGGCCACCGTCGTCCTCAAGGAGGGCGCCACCGCGGACTTCGAGTCACTGCGCGCCTTCCTCGCCGAGGACGGCAAGATCGCCAAGTGGCAGCTCCCGGAGCGCTGGACGATCATCGAGGCGGTGCCGAAGACGAGCGTCGGCAAGTTCGACAAGAAGGTGCTGCGCAGGAAGTACGCGGAGGGGCAGCTGGACGTCACCCAGCTCTGA
- a CDS encoding superoxide dismutase family protein: MPRHKFTVMNKGALVAAAGVLAVATGAGVMATAGAAEPQKATGPVPKIVVGTVFAPVSLAPYAQAVTYNTDLVPVGARVQVKEELRRSGGTRIELRVRDLGENRVYGAHVHTKPCGKLPADAGPHYQDKPDPVQPSVDPEFANPRNEVWLDLTTNKDGSARSIATVDWRFREGGARSVVLHEMATSTHEGHAGTAGARLACVNVPFM; this comes from the coding sequence ATGCCCAGGCACAAATTCACCGTCATGAACAAGGGCGCCCTGGTGGCCGCCGCGGGTGTCCTCGCCGTCGCGACCGGTGCCGGTGTGATGGCGACCGCAGGAGCCGCCGAACCGCAGAAAGCGACGGGACCGGTGCCGAAGATCGTCGTCGGGACGGTGTTCGCCCCCGTGAGCCTGGCGCCCTACGCGCAGGCGGTGACCTACAACACCGACCTGGTGCCGGTGGGCGCCCGGGTCCAGGTCAAGGAGGAGCTGCGCCGCAGCGGCGGGACGCGTATCGAGCTGCGTGTGCGCGACCTCGGCGAGAACCGCGTCTACGGCGCCCATGTCCACACCAAGCCCTGCGGCAAGCTGCCCGCGGACGCCGGGCCGCACTACCAGGACAAGCCGGATCCCGTGCAGCCCTCGGTCGACCCCGAGTTCGCCAACCCGCGCAACGAGGTGTGGCTGGACCTGACCACCAACAAGGACGGCTCGGCCCGCTCGATAGCCACGGTGGACTGGCGCTTCCGTGAGGGAGGAGCCCGTTCCGTGGTGCTGCACGAGATGGCCACCTCCACGCATGAAGGGCATGCCGGGACGGCCGGTGCGCGGCTCGCCTGTGTGAACGTGCCGTTCATGTAG
- a CDS encoding SigE family RNA polymerase sigma factor — MTTPVCTSASKAASPATQTLPYPSFSSYVKARQPVLLRTARSLTANPSDAEDLLQTALAKTYVAWERIEDHRALDGYVRRALLNTRTSQWRKRRVDEFACDELPEPEPVPGRDDPAEQQALHDAMWRAIMRLPARQRAMVVLRYYEDLSEVQTAEVLGVSVGTVKSAVSRALGKLREDAELALVR, encoded by the coding sequence ATGACCACACCCGTCTGCACCAGCGCTTCGAAGGCCGCCTCACCGGCGACGCAGACCCTTCCGTACCCCTCGTTCTCGTCGTACGTGAAGGCCCGCCAGCCGGTGCTGCTGCGTACCGCTCGGTCGCTGACCGCGAACCCGAGCGACGCGGAGGACCTGCTGCAGACCGCGCTCGCCAAGACCTACGTCGCCTGGGAGCGCATCGAGGACCACCGCGCGCTGGACGGCTATGTCCGCCGGGCACTGCTGAACACGCGCACGTCGCAGTGGCGCAAGCGCAGGGTCGACGAGTTCGCCTGCGACGAGCTGCCCGAGCCGGAGCCCGTGCCCGGCAGGGACGACCCGGCGGAGCAGCAGGCGCTGCACGATGCGATGTGGCGGGCGATCATGAGACTGCCCGCCCGTCAGCGGGCGATGGTCGTCCTCAGGTACTACGAGGACCTCAGCGAGGTCCAGACGGCCGAGGTGCTCGGGGTGTCCGTGGGCACGGTGAAGTCGGCGGTGTCCCGGGCGCTGGGGAAGCTGCGCGAGGACGCTGAGCTGGCGCTGGTTCGCTGA
- a CDS encoding lipid-transfer protein, producing MSVRTRDTLGGRAAIVGIGATEFSKDSGRSELRLAVEAVRAALDDAGLTPADVDGMVTFTMDTSPEITVAQACGMGELSFFSRVHYGGGAACATVQQAALAIATGVAEVVVCYRAFNERSGRRFGSGVQHREPSAEGVALGWSLPFGLLTPASWVAMAAQRYLHAYGLTPEAFGHVAVMDRGYAATNPAAYFHGRPITLADHTASRWIVEPLRLLDCCQETDGGQALVVTSVERARDLPHPPAVIRAAAQGAGRAQEQMTSFYRDDLTGLPEMGVVARQLWRTSGFTAADIDVGILYDHFTPFVLMQLEEFGFCGKGEAADFVRLAELPVNTHGGQLGEAYLHGMNGIAEGVRQLRGAAVNQIPGAERVLVTAGTGVPTSGLVLTDDG from the coding sequence ATGAGCGTACGCACGCGGGACACCCTCGGCGGACGGGCGGCCATCGTCGGCATCGGGGCCACGGAGTTCTCCAAGGACTCCGGCCGCAGCGAGCTGCGGCTGGCCGTGGAGGCCGTGCGGGCGGCACTGGACGACGCGGGTCTGACGCCGGCGGACGTCGACGGCATGGTCACGTTCACCATGGACACCAGCCCGGAGATCACGGTGGCCCAGGCATGCGGGATGGGCGAGCTGTCCTTCTTCTCCCGCGTTCACTACGGCGGCGGGGCGGCCTGCGCCACCGTCCAGCAGGCCGCGCTCGCGATAGCCACAGGAGTGGCCGAGGTGGTGGTCTGCTACCGCGCCTTCAACGAGCGGTCGGGACGGAGATTCGGCTCGGGCGTGCAGCACCGGGAACCGTCGGCCGAGGGGGTCGCGCTCGGCTGGTCCCTGCCGTTCGGGCTGCTCACCCCGGCATCCTGGGTGGCGATGGCGGCGCAGCGGTATCTGCACGCGTACGGCCTGACCCCGGAGGCCTTCGGACACGTGGCGGTGATGGACCGGGGGTACGCGGCGACCAACCCGGCGGCCTACTTCCACGGCCGGCCCATCACCCTCGCCGACCACACCGCGTCGCGCTGGATCGTGGAGCCGCTCCGGCTGCTGGACTGCTGTCAGGAGACGGACGGCGGCCAGGCGCTGGTGGTCACGTCCGTGGAGCGGGCCCGCGACCTGCCCCACCCGCCCGCGGTCATCAGAGCCGCCGCCCAGGGTGCGGGCCGGGCGCAGGAGCAGATGACCAGCTTCTACCGCGACGACCTGACCGGCCTGCCGGAAATGGGTGTGGTGGCCCGGCAGTTGTGGCGCACCTCCGGGTTCACGGCCGCCGACATCGACGTGGGGATCCTGTACGACCACTTCACACCGTTCGTGCTGATGCAGCTGGAGGAGTTCGGGTTCTGCGGCAAGGGGGAGGCGGCGGACTTCGTACGCCTGGCCGAGCTTCCCGTCAACACGCACGGTGGACAGTTGGGGGAGGCCTATCTGCACGGTATGAACGGCATCGCGGAGGGGGTACGGCAGCTCAGGGGCGCGGCGGTGAACCAGATACCCGGGGCCGAGCGCGTCCTGGTGACGGCGGGGACGGGAGTGCCGACGTCAGGCCTGGTGCTGACGGACGACGGATGA
- a CDS encoding MaoC family dehydratase: MRADDALPPLEIPVTRTLIVAGAIASRDYQDVHHDAELAREKGSPDIFMNILTTNGLVGRYVTDHFGPRAVLRKVAIRLGAPNYPGDTMMLTGTIEEVDGDTATVRVIGANAIGRHVTGTVTVTLPTGGAG; this comes from the coding sequence TTGAGGGCCGATGACGCGCTGCCCCCGCTGGAGATCCCGGTCACCCGCACGCTGATCGTCGCCGGAGCGATCGCCTCACGGGATTACCAGGACGTGCACCACGACGCGGAACTGGCCCGGGAGAAGGGTTCCCCCGACATCTTCATGAACATCCTGACGACGAACGGCCTGGTCGGTCGGTACGTCACGGACCACTTCGGCCCCCGGGCCGTACTCCGCAAGGTGGCCATCAGACTGGGCGCACCCAACTACCCCGGAGACACGATGATGTTGACGGGCACGATCGAGGAGGTCGACGGCGACACCGCAACCGTCCGTGTGATCGGAGCCAACGCCATCGGCAGACACGTGACCGGCACGGTGACGGTCACTCTCCCGACGGGGGGCGCGGGATGA
- a CDS encoding bifunctional MaoC family dehydratase N-terminal/OB-fold nucleic acid binding domain-containing protein encodes MGTRLKAFEGRPATVAGVGKDPVNEPMIRHWCEAMGDTNEAYTGPDAIAPPTMLQAWTMGGLSGHSGAVGRSDQTDQTYLTDQIGQADFSGRTEAYDDLLTLLDEAGCTSVVATDCEQEYLRPLRPGDEITFDTVIESVSERKTTKLGTGYFVTTRTDVRVGADLAGTHRFRILKYAPARRREKPPRPRPVVNRDNAGFWEGVREHRLLIQRCTGCGTLRFPWLPGCNTCGGPEWDTVEASGEGTVYSYVVMHHPPFPAFDPPYAVALIELAEGVRMISNVTGVPYDGVRIGLPVTLEFQAHDDGLVLPAFRAGREAAV; translated from the coding sequence CTGGGGACGCGGCTGAAGGCGTTCGAGGGACGGCCGGCGACCGTCGCCGGCGTCGGCAAGGATCCCGTCAACGAACCCATGATCCGTCACTGGTGCGAGGCGATGGGCGACACGAACGAGGCGTACACCGGCCCGGACGCCATCGCCCCGCCCACCATGCTCCAGGCGTGGACCATGGGCGGTCTCTCGGGCCACAGCGGCGCTGTCGGCCGGTCCGATCAGACCGATCAGACCTATCTGACCGATCAGATCGGTCAGGCCGACTTCTCCGGCCGGACGGAGGCATACGACGATCTCCTCACCCTCCTCGACGAGGCGGGCTGCACCTCGGTCGTCGCCACCGACTGCGAGCAGGAGTATCTGAGACCGCTCCGGCCCGGTGACGAGATCACCTTCGACACGGTGATCGAGTCGGTGTCGGAGCGGAAGACCACCAAACTGGGCACGGGCTACTTCGTCACGACCCGCACGGACGTCCGGGTGGGCGCGGACCTCGCCGGCACCCACCGTTTCCGCATCCTCAAGTACGCCCCCGCACGCCGACGCGAGAAACCCCCGCGCCCCCGCCCGGTCGTCAACCGGGACAACGCCGGTTTCTGGGAGGGCGTCCGGGAGCACCGGCTGCTGATCCAACGCTGCACCGGCTGCGGGACCCTGCGCTTCCCCTGGCTGCCAGGCTGCAATACCTGCGGCGGCCCGGAGTGGGACACGGTCGAGGCGAGCGGCGAGGGCACGGTGTATTCGTACGTCGTCATGCACCACCCGCCCTTCCCCGCCTTCGACCCTCCGTACGCGGTAGCCCTGATCGAGCTGGCCGAGGGCGTGCGGATGATCAGCAACGTGACCGGGGTGCCGTACGACGGGGTGCGGATCGGACTGCCGGTGACCCTCGAATTCCAGGCGCACGACGACGGGTTGGTACTGCCGGCCTTCCGCGCCGGAAGGGAGGCGGCCGTATGA